The Lates calcarifer isolate ASB-BC8 linkage group LG14, TLL_Latcal_v3, whole genome shotgun sequence genome has a segment encoding these proteins:
- the LOC108888791 gene encoding uncharacterized protein LOC108888791 isoform X18 yields the protein MMFSSEVYNMDYGLIIFLLTGALVSVASAQTRQYHFVSTPLNWTEAQSFCRQVYTDLATIENTADVSAVNATTSNYTGQAWIGLYDDLVNSWRWSLDNSSFYGEGETEFRNWDLNPVQPNNQLGQQYCVVLYGGRLGTWGDTECSMELQFVCYAGIENGTLVYVIIDNQVNWTQAQRFCRENYVDLASIRNQTENDIITSISNGRFVWIGLYRNNLWSDGSTSLFRNWAAGQPDSGTDNCFTTSFSGSGQWSDDDCSLSLPFICFRTIPPNAEGFRSTGQDETSITLQWNKVNNNVSYILQFDGTEINITAPDGDGPVTHTVSSLTAGTKYTFTLFSVFEDVRSSGVSFTAVTVPSNAGGFRSTGQDETSITLQWNKVNNNVSFTLQFDGTEINITAPDGDGPVTHTVSSLTAATKYTFTLFSVFEDVRSSGVSVTAVTAPSNTGGFRSTGQDETSITLQWNKVNNNVSFTLQFDGTEINITAPDGDGPVTHTVSSLTAGTKYTFTLFSVFEDVRSSGVSVTAVTAPSNTGGFRSTGQDETSITLQWNKVNNNVSFTLQFDGTEINITAPDGDGPVTHTVSSLTAGTKYTFTLFSVFEDVRSSGVSVTAVTAPSNTGGFRSTGQDETSITLQWNKVNNNVSFTLQFDGTEINITAPDGDGPVTHTVSSLTAGTKYTFTLFSVFEDVRSSGVSVTAVTAPSNTGGFRSTGQDETSITLQWNKVNNNVSFTLQFDGTEINITAPDGDGPVTHTVSSLTAGTKYTFTLFSVFEDVRSSGVSVTAVTAPSNTGGFRSTGQDETSITLQWNKVNNNVSFTLQFDGTEINITAPDGDGPVTHTISSLTAGTKYTFTLFSVFEDVRSSGVSVTAVTAPSNTGGFRSTGQDETSITLQWNKVNNNVSFTLQFDGTEINITAPDGDGPVTHTVSSLTAGTKYTFTLFSVFEDVRSSGVSVTAVTAPSNTGGFRSTGQDETSITLQWNKVNNNVSFTLQFDGTEINITAPDGDGPVTHTVSSLTAGTKYTFTLFSVFEDVRSSGVSVTAVTAPSNTGGFRSTGQDETSITLQWNKVNNNVSFTLQFDGTEINITAPDGDGPVTHTVSSLTAGTKYTFTLFSVFEDVRSSGVSVTAVTAPSNTGGFRSTGQDETSITLQWNKVNNNVSFTLQFDGTEINITAPDGDGPVTHTVSSLTAGTKYTFTLFSVFEDVRSSGVSVTAVTAPSNTGGFRSTGQDETSITLQWNKVNNNVSFTLQFDGTEINITAPDGDGPVTHTVSSLTAGTKYTFTLFSVFEDVRSSGVSVTAVTAPSNTGGFRSTGQDETSITLQWNKVNNNVSFTLQFDGTEINITAPDGDGPVTHTISSLTAGTKYTFTLFSVFEDVRSSGVSVTAVTAPSNTGGFRSTGQDETSITLQWNKVNNNVSFTLQFDGTEINITAPDGDGPVTHTVSSLTAGTKYTFTLFSVFEDVRSSGVSVTAVTAPSNTGGFRSTGQDETSITLQWNKVNNNVSFTLQFDGTEINITAPDGDGPVTHTVSSLTAGTKYTFTLFSVFEDIRSSGVSFTAVTAPSNAGNFRSTGQDETSITLQWNKVNNNVSYILQFDGTEINITAPDGDGPVTHTVSSLTAGTKYTFTLFSVFEDVRSSGVSFTAVTGEILNFFSVLLM from the exons ATGATG ttttcttCAGAGGTTTATAACATGGATTATGGGCTGATCATCTTTTTGCTCACAG gaGCATTGGTCAGTGTTGCCTCTGCCCAAACTCGTCAGTATCACTTTGTGAGCACGCCACTGAACtggactgaagctcagagctTCTGCCGACAGGTCTATACTGACCTGGCCACCATagaaaacacagctgatgtCAGTGCCGTTAATGCTACTACATCAAACTACACAG GCCAGGCTTGGATAGGTCTCTATGATGATTTGGTAAACAGCTGGAGATGGTCCCTGGATAACAGCAGCTTCTAtggagaaggagaaacagagtTTAGAAATTGGGATTTGAATCCTGTTCAGCCCAACAATCAACTAGGACAACAGTACTGTGTGGTATTATATGGTGGCCGTTTGGGCACATGGGGAGACACTGAATGCAGCATGGAACTTCAGTTTGTGTGCTATGCTG GCATAGAAAATGGCACACTGGTCTATGTTATAATTGACAATCAGGTGAATTGGACTCAAGCTCAGAGATTCTGCAGGGAGAATTATGTTGACCTAGCCAG TATAAGaaatcagacagaaaatgacatcATCACAAGCATATCAAATGGGAGATTTGTGTGGATTGGTCTGTACCGGAATAACCTGTGGTCTGATGGGAGCACCTCTCTGTTTCGAAACTGGGCCGCTGGACAGCCAGACTCTGGGACAGATAACTGTTTCACCACATCATTCAGTGGCTCAGGACAGTGGTCAGATGATGATTGCTCCCTCAGCTTGCCATTCATCTGTTTCAGAACAA TTCCACCCAACGCAGAAGGCTTCAGATCAACAGGACAAGATGAGACCAGTATCactctgcagtggaataaaGTCAACAACAATGTCAGCTATATTCTCCAGTTTGATGGGACAGAGATAAACATCACTGCACCAGATGGAGATGGACCAGTAACTCACACAGTCTCATCTCTCACTGCTGGAACCAAAtacacattcactctcttctctgtgtttgaggacGTCAGAAGCAGTGGAGTAAGCTTTACTGCAGTCACTG TTCCTTCAAATGCAGGAGGCTTCAGGTCAACAGGACAAGATGAGACCAGTATCactctgcagtggaataaaGTCAACAACAATGTCAGCTTTACTCTCCAGTTTGATGGTACAGAGATAAACATCACTGCACCAGATGGAGATGGACCAGTAACTCACACAGTCTCATCTCTCACTGCTGCAACCAAAtacacattcactctcttctctgtgtttgaggacGTCAGAAGCAGTGGAGTAAGCGTTACTGCAGTCACTG ctcctTCAAACACAGGAGGCTTCAGGTCAACAGGACAAGATGAGACCAGTATCactctgcagtggaataaaGTCAACAACAATGTCAGCTTTACTCTCCAGTTTGATGGAACAGAGATAAACATCACTGCACCAGATGGAGATGGACCAGTAACTCACACAGTCTCATCTCTCACTGCTGGAACCAAAtacacattcactctcttctctgtgtttgaggacGTCAGAAGCAGTGGAGTAAGCGTTACTGCAGTCACTG ctcctTCAAACACAGGAGGCTTCAGGTCAACAGGACAAGATGAGACCAGTATCactctgcagtggaataaaGTCAACAACAATGTCAGCTTTACTCTCCAGTTTGATGGAACAGAGATAAACATCACTGCACCAGATGGAGATGGACCAGTAACTCACACAGTCTCATCTCTCACTGCTGGAACCAAAtacacattcactctcttctctgtgtttgaggacGTCAGAAGCAGTGGAGTAAGCGTTACTGCAGTCACTG ctcctTCAAACACAGGAGGCTTCAGGTCAACAGGACAAGATGAGACCAGTATCactctgcagtggaataaaGTCAACAACAATGTCAGCTTTACTCTCCAGTTTGATGGAACAGAGATAAACATCACTGCACCAGATGGAGATGGACCAGTAACTCACACAGTCTCATCTCTCACTGCTGGAACCAAAtacacattcactctcttctctgtgtttgaggacGTCAGAAGCAGTGGAGTAAGTGTTACTGCAGTCACTG ctcctTCAAACACAGGAGGCTTCAGATCAACAGGACAAGATGAGACCAGTATCactctgcagtggaataaaGTCAACAACAATGTCAGCTTTACTCTCCAGTTTGATGGAACAGAGATAAACATCACTGCACCAGATGGAGATGGACCAGTAACTCACACAGTCTCATCTCTCACTGCTGGAACCAAAtacacattcactctcttctctgtgtttgaggacGTCAGAAGCAGTGGAGTAAGCGTTACTGCAGTCACTG ctcctTCAAACACAGGAGGCTTCAGGTCAACAGGACAAGATGAGACCAGTATCactctgcagtggaataaaGTCAACAACAATGTCAGCTTTACTCTCCAGTTTGATGGAACAGAGATAAACATCACTGCACCAGATGGAGATGGACCAGTAACTCACACAATCTCATCTCTCACTGCTGGAACCAAAtacacattcactctcttctctgtgtttgaggacGTCAGAAGCAGTGGAGTAAGTGTTACTGCAGTCACTG ctcctTCAAACACAGGAGGCTTCAGATCAACAGGACAAGATGAGACCAGTATCactctgcagtggaataaaGTCAACAACAATGTCAGCTTTACTCTCCAGTTTGATGGAACAGAGATAAACATCACTGCACCAGATGGAGATGGACCAGTAACTCACACAGTCTCATCTCTCACTGCTGGAACCAAAtacacattcactctcttctctgtgtttgaggacGTCAGAAGCAGTGGAGTAAGCGTTACTGCAGTCACTG ctcctTCAAACACAGGAGGCTTCAGGTCAACAGGACAAGATGAGACCAGTATCactctgcagtggaataaaGTCAACAACAATGTCAGCTTTACTCTCCAGTTTGATGGAACAGAGATAAACATCACTGCACCAGATGGAGATGGACCAGTAACTCACACAGTCTCATCTCTCACTGCTGGAACCAAAtacacattcactctcttctctgtgtttgaggacGTCAGAAGCAGTGGAGTAAGCGTTACTGCAGTCACTG ctcctTCAAACACAGGAGGCTTCAGGTCAACAGGACAAGATGAGACCAGTATCactctgcagtggaataaaGTCAACAACAATGTCAGCTTTACTCTCCAGTTTGATGGAACAGAGATAAACATCACTGCACCAGATGGAGATGGACCAGTAACTCACACAGTCTCATCTCTCACTGCTGGAACCAAAtacacattcactctcttctctgtgtttgaggacGTCAGAAGCAGTGGAGTAAGCGTTACTGCAGTCACTG ctcctTCAAACACAGGAGGCTTCAGGTCAACAGGACAAGATGAGACCAGTATCactctgcagtggaataaaGTCAACAACAATGTCAGCTTTACTCTCCAGTTTGATGGAACAGAGATAAACATCACTGCACCAGATGGAGATGGACCAGTAACTCACACAGTCTCATCTCTCACTGCTGGAACCAAAtacacattcactctcttctctgtgtttgaggacGTCAGAAGCAGTGGAGTAAGTGTTACTGCAGTCACTG ctcctTCAAACACAGGAGGCTTCAGATCAACAGGACAAGATGAGACCAGTATCactctgcagtggaataaaGTCAACAACAATGTCAGCTTTACTCTCCAGTTTGATGGAACAGAGATAAACATCACTGCACCAGATGGAGATGGACCAGTAACTCACACAGTCTCATCTCTCACTGCTGGAACCAAAtacacattcactctcttctctgtgtttgaggacGTCAGAAGCAGTGGAGTAAGCGTTACTGCAGTCACTG ctcctTCAAACACAGGAGGCTTCAGGTCAACAGGACAAGATGAGACCAGTATCactctgcagtggaataaaGTCAACAACAATGTCAGCTTTACTCTCCAGTTTGATGGAACAGAGATAAACATCACTGCACCAGATGGAGATGGACCAGTAACTCACACAATCTCATCTCTCACTGCTGGAACCAAAtacacattcactctcttctctgtgtttgaggacGTCAGAAGCAGTGGAGTAAGTGTTACTGCAGTCACTG ctcctTCAAACACAGGAGGCTTCAGGTCAACAGGACAAGATGAGACCAGTATCactctgcagtggaataaaGTCAACAACAATGTCAGCTTTACTCTCCAGTTTGATGGTACAGAGATAAACATCACTGCACCAGATGGAGATGGACCAGTAACTCACACAGTCTCATCTCTCACTGCTGGAACCAAAtacacattcactctcttctctgtgtttgaggacGTCAGAAGCAGTGGAGTAAGCGTTACTGCAGTCACTG ctcctTCAAACACAGGAGGCTTCAGGTCAACAGGACAAGATGAGACCAGTATCactctgcagtggaataaaGTCAACAACAATGTCAGCTTTACTCTCCAGTTTGATGGAACAGAGATAAACATCACTGCACCAGATGGAGATGGACCAGTAACTCACACAGTCTCATCTCTCACTGCTGGAACCAAAtacacattcactctcttctctgtgtttgaggacATCAGAAGCAGTGGAGTAAGCTTTACTGCAGTCACTG
- the LOC108888791 gene encoding uncharacterized protein LOC108888791 isoform X46, whose amino-acid sequence MMFSSEVYNMDYGLIIFLLTGALVSVASAQTRQYHFVSTPLNWTEAQSFCRQVYTDLATIENTADVSAVNATTSNYTGQAWIGLYDDLVNSWRWSLDNSSFYGEGETEFRNWDLNPVQPNNQLGQQYCVVLYGGRLGTWGDTECSMELQFVCYAGIENGTLVYVIIDNQVNWTQAQRFCRENYVDLASIRNQTENDIITSISNGRFVWIGLYRNNLWSDGSTSLFRNWAAGQPDSGTDNCFTTSFSGSGQWSDDDCSLSLPFICFRTIPPNAEGFRSTGQDETSITLQWNKVNNNVSYILQFDGTEINITAPDGDGPVTHTVSSLTAGTKYTFTLFSVFEDVRSSGVSFTAVTVPSNAGGFRSTGQDETSITLQWNKVNNNVSFTLQFDGTEINITAPDGDGPVTHTVSSLTAATKYTFTLFSVFEDVRSSGVSVTAVTAPSNTGGFRSTGQDETSITLQWNKVNNNVSFTLQFDGTEINITAPDGDGPVTHTVSSLTAGTKYTFTLFSVFEDVRSSGVSVTAVTAPSNTGGFRSTGQDETSITLQWNKVNNNVSFTLQFDGTEINITAPDGDGPVTHTVSSLTAGTKYTFTLFSVFEDVRSSGVSVTAVTAPSNTGGFRSTGQDETSITLQWNKVNNNVSFTLQFDGTEINITAPDGDGPVTHTVSSLTAGTKYTFTLFSVFEDVRSSGVSVTAVTAPSNTGGFRSTGQDETSITLQWNKVNNNVSFTLQFDGTEINITAPDGDGPVTHTVSSLTAGTKYTFTLFSVFEDVRSSGVSVTAVTAPSNTGGFRSTGQDETSITLQWNKVNNNVSFTLQFDGTEINITAPDGDGPVTHTISSLTAGTKYTFTLFSVFEDVRSSGVSVTAVTAPSNTGGFRSTGQDETSITLQWNKVNNNVSFTLQFDGTEINITAPDGDGPVTHTVSSLTAGTKYTFTLFSVFEDVRSSGVSVTAVTAPSNTGGFRSTGQDETSITLQWNKVNNNVSFTLQFDGTEINITAPDGDGPVTHTVSSLTAGTKYTFTLFSVFEDVRSSGVSVTAVTAPSNTGGFRSTGQDETSITLQWNKVNNNVSFTLQFDGTEINITAPDGDGPVTHTVSSLTAGTKYTFTLFSVFEDVRSSGVSVTAVTAPSNTGGFRSTGQDETSITLQWNKVNNNVSFTLQFDGTEINITAPDGDGPVTHTVSSLTAGTKYTFTLFSVFEDVRSSGVSVTAVTAPSNTGGFRSTGQDETSITLQWNKVNNNVSFTLQFDGTEINITAPDGDGPVTHTVSSLTAGTKYTFTLFSVFEDVRSSGVSVTAVTAPSNTGGFRSTGQDETSITLQWNKVNNNVSFTLQFDGTEINITAPDGDGPVTHTVSSLTAGTKYTFTLFSVFEDIRSSGVSFTAVTAPSNAGNFRSTGQDETSITLQWNKVNNNVSYILQFDGTEINITAPDGDGPVTHTVSSLTAGTKYTFTLFSVFEDVRSSGVSFTAVTGEILNFFSVLLM is encoded by the exons ATGATG ttttcttCAGAGGTTTATAACATGGATTATGGGCTGATCATCTTTTTGCTCACAG gaGCATTGGTCAGTGTTGCCTCTGCCCAAACTCGTCAGTATCACTTTGTGAGCACGCCACTGAACtggactgaagctcagagctTCTGCCGACAGGTCTATACTGACCTGGCCACCATagaaaacacagctgatgtCAGTGCCGTTAATGCTACTACATCAAACTACACAG GCCAGGCTTGGATAGGTCTCTATGATGATTTGGTAAACAGCTGGAGATGGTCCCTGGATAACAGCAGCTTCTAtggagaaggagaaacagagtTTAGAAATTGGGATTTGAATCCTGTTCAGCCCAACAATCAACTAGGACAACAGTACTGTGTGGTATTATATGGTGGCCGTTTGGGCACATGGGGAGACACTGAATGCAGCATGGAACTTCAGTTTGTGTGCTATGCTG GCATAGAAAATGGCACACTGGTCTATGTTATAATTGACAATCAGGTGAATTGGACTCAAGCTCAGAGATTCTGCAGGGAGAATTATGTTGACCTAGCCAG TATAAGaaatcagacagaaaatgacatcATCACAAGCATATCAAATGGGAGATTTGTGTGGATTGGTCTGTACCGGAATAACCTGTGGTCTGATGGGAGCACCTCTCTGTTTCGAAACTGGGCCGCTGGACAGCCAGACTCTGGGACAGATAACTGTTTCACCACATCATTCAGTGGCTCAGGACAGTGGTCAGATGATGATTGCTCCCTCAGCTTGCCATTCATCTGTTTCAGAACAA TTCCACCCAACGCAGAAGGCTTCAGATCAACAGGACAAGATGAGACCAGTATCactctgcagtggaataaaGTCAACAACAATGTCAGCTATATTCTCCAGTTTGATGGGACAGAGATAAACATCACTGCACCAGATGGAGATGGACCAGTAACTCACACAGTCTCATCTCTCACTGCTGGAACCAAAtacacattcactctcttctctgtgtttgaggacGTCAGAAGCAGTGGAGTAAGCTTTACTGCAGTCACTG TTCCTTCAAATGCAGGAGGCTTCAGGTCAACAGGACAAGATGAGACCAGTATCactctgcagtggaataaaGTCAACAACAATGTCAGCTTTACTCTCCAGTTTGATGGTACAGAGATAAACATCACTGCACCAGATGGAGATGGACCAGTAACTCACACAGTCTCATCTCTCACTGCTGCAACCAAAtacacattcactctcttctctgtgtttgaggacGTCAGAAGCAGTGGAGTAAGCGTTACTGCAGTCACTG ctcctTCAAACACAGGAGGCTTCAGGTCAACAGGACAAGATGAGACCAGTATCactctgcagtggaataaaGTCAACAACAATGTCAGCTTTACTCTCCAGTTTGATGGAACAGAGATAAACATCACTGCACCAGATGGAGATGGACCAGTAACTCACACAGTCTCATCTCTCACTGCTGGAACCAAAtacacattcactctcttctctgtgtttgaggacGTCAGAAGCAGTGGAGTAAGCGTTACTGCAGTCACTG ctcctTCAAACACAGGAGGCTTCAGGTCAACAGGACAAGATGAGACCAGTATCactctgcagtggaataaaGTCAACAACAATGTCAGCTTTACTCTCCAGTTTGATGGAACAGAGATAAACATCACTGCACCAGATGGAGATGGACCAGTAACTCACACAGTCTCATCTCTCACTGCTGGAACCAAAtacacattcactctcttctctgtgtttgaggacGTCAGAAGCAGTGGAGTAAGCGTTACTGCAGTCACTG ctcctTCAAACACAGGAGGCTTCAGGTCAACAGGACAAGATGAGACCAGTATCactctgcagtggaataaaGTCAACAACAATGTCAGCTTTACTCTCCAGTTTGATGGAACAGAGATAAACATCACTGCACCAGATGGAGATGGACCAGTAACTCACACAGTCTCATCTCTCACTGCTGGAACCAAAtacacattcactctcttctctgtgtttgaggacGTCAGAAGCAGTGGAGTAAGTGTTACTGCAGTCACTG ctcctTCAAACACAGGAGGCTTCAGATCAACAGGACAAGATGAGACCAGTATCactctgcagtggaataaaGTCAACAACAATGTCAGCTTTACTCTCCAGTTTGATGGAACAGAGATAAACATCACTGCACCAGATGGAGATGGACCAGTAACTCACACAGTCTCATCTCTCACTGCTGGAACCAAAtacacattcactctcttctctgtgtttgaggacGTCAGAAGCAGTGGAGTAAGCGTTACTGCAGTCACTG ctcctTCAAACACAGGAGGCTTCAGGTCAACAGGACAAGATGAGACCAGTATCactctgcagtggaataaaGTCAACAACAATGTCAGCTTTACTCTCCAGTTTGATGGAACAGAGATAAACATCACTGCACCAGATGGAGATGGACCAGTAACTCACACAATCTCATCTCTCACTGCTGGAACCAAAtacacattcactctcttctctgtgtttgaggacGTCAGAAGCAGTGGAGTAAGTGTTACTGCAGTCACTG ctcctTCAAACACAGGAGGCTTCAGATCAACAGGACAAGATGAGACCAGTATCactctgcagtggaataaaGTCAACAACAATGTCAGCTTTACTCTCCAGTTTGATGGAACAGAGATAAACATCACTGCACCAGATGGAGATGGACCAGTAACTCACACAGTCTCATCTCTCACTGCTGGAACCAAAtacacattcactctcttctctgtgtttgaggacGTCAGAAGCAGTGGAGTAAGCGTTACTGCAGTCACTG ctcctTCAAACACAGGAGGCTTCAGGTCAACAGGACAAGATGAGACCAGTATCactctgcagtggaataaaGTCAACAACAATGTCAGCTTTACTCTCCAGTTTGATGGAACAGAGATAAACATCACTGCACCAGATGGAGATGGACCAGTAACTCACACAGTCTCATCTCTCACTGCTGGAACCAAAtacacattcactctcttctctgtgtttgaggacGTCAGAAGCAGTGGAGTAAGCGTTACTGCAGTCACTG ctcctTCAAACACAGGAGGCTTCAGGTCAACAGGACAAGATGAGACCAGTATCactctgcagtggaataaaGTCAACAACAATGTCAGCTTTACTCTCCAGTTTGATGGAACAGAGATAAACATCACTGCACCAGATGGAGATGGACCAGTAACTCACACAGTCTCATCTCTCACTGCTGGAACCAAAtacacattcactctcttctctgtgtttgaggacGTCAGAAGCAGTGGAGTAAGCGTTACTGCAGTCACTG ctcctTCAAACACAGGAGGCTTCAGGTCAACAGGACAAGATGAGACCAGTATCactctgcagtggaataaaGTCAACAACAATGTCAGCTTTACTCTCCAGTTTGATGGAACAGAGATAAACATCACTGCACCAGATGGAGATGGACCAGTAACTCACACAGTCTCATCTCTCACTGCTGGAACCAAAtacacattcactctcttctctgtgtttgaggacGTCAGAAGCAGTGGAGTAAGTGTTACTGCAGTCACTG ctcctTCAAACACAGGAGGCTTCAGGTCAACAGGACAAGATGAGACCAGTATCactctgcagtggaataaaGTCAACAACAATGTCAGCTTTACTCTCCAGTTTGATGGTACAGAGATAAACATCACTGCACCAGATGGAGATGGACCAGTAACTCACACAGTCTCATCTCTCACTGCTGGAACCAAAtacacattcactctcttctctgtgtttgaggacGTCAGAAGCAGTGGAGTAAGCGTTACTGCAGTCACTG ctcctTCAAACACAGGAGGCTTCAGGTCAACAGGACAAGATGAGACCAGTATCactctgcagtggaataaaGTCAACAACAATGTCAGCTTTACTCTCCAGTTTGATGGAACAGAGATAAACATCACTGCACCAGATGGAGATGGACCAGTAACTCACACAGTCTCATCTCTCACTGCTGGAACCAAAtacacattcactctcttctctgtgtttgaggacATCAGAAGCAGTGGAGTAAGCTTTACTGCAGTCACTG